Proteins found in one Salvia splendens isolate huo1 chromosome 10, SspV2, whole genome shotgun sequence genomic segment:
- the LOC121751185 gene encoding probable serine/threonine-protein kinase PBL23 isoform X2: MLVAADMLQVEFGITVEAGMLKEIAVEYAKSYQATHVVLGRKLRKEAQYFIKNLSCGISMIKSDHTIQILRAPQIDEAGTKEGVTTNQKNREGWDSSHLLCCSCRNTRPWYRQKMNFTYAELQIATNGFCSQNLMSDHGSKAYLGMLNGQRKILIRETPSVTMGEEDYQREVRMLEGVRHSNVALLIGSCSGGPNRFLVYEYICNGSLNTHLSDENKKLTWEIRINIAYGAAKGLAYLHEEGIYGSMRPSNILVTHDFQPMLSYYGFMTEYETSGERSGKRSAMKTFEHLAPEYDETGKEVSKADVFAFGVVLLELITGRKTIEDTDGQSYLRWARPLLRQKKYTELTDPTLKDSPDVYQLYWLVRMADKCLSLDPKSRYSMNKVVKALSDVINRCGVEEFSPTESEL, from the exons ATGTTGGTTGCTGCAGATATGTTACAG GTTGAATTTGGGATCACAGTAGAAGCCGGCATGCTGAAAGAAATAGCAGTCGAATACGCCAAAAGTTACCAGGCCACACATGTAGTTCTCGGAAG GAAACTGAGGAAAGAAGCACAATACTTCATCAAAAACTTGTCTTGTGGAATATCAATGATCAAATCTGACCACACCATTCAGATTTTAAGAGCACCTCAAATCGACGAAGCTGGCACGAAAGAAGGGGTTACTACCAACCAGAAGAATA GGGAAGGGTGGGACAGTAGCCACTTGCTATGTTGTTCATGTAGAAACACAAGGCCATGGTATAGACAGAAGATGAACTTCACTTATGCTGAGCTGCAGATTGCAACAAACGGCTTCTGCTCTCAGAACTTGATGTCTGATCACGGAAGCAAGGCCTATCTCGGTATGTTGAACGGTCAGAGGAAAATCCTGATTAGGGAGACCCCTTCAGTAACAATGGGAGAGGAAGATTATCAGAGAGAGGTTCGGATGCTGGAGGGAGTTAGGCATTCGAATGTGGCATTGCTCATAGGATCGTGCTCAGGGGGACCAAACAGATTCCTCGTGTATGAGTACATCTGCAACGGCTCTCTCAATACACATTTATCTG ACGAAAACAAGAAGCTGACATGGGAAATACGAATAAACATAGCATACGGTGCAGCTAAAGGGCTGGCATACTTGCATGAAGAAGGAATCTACGGAAGCATGAGGCCAAGCAACATCCTTGTAACTCATGATTTTCAACCAATG CTGTCGTACTACGGATTTATGACTGAATACGAGACGTCAGGAGAGCGGTCAGGGAAGAGATCAGCCATGAAGACTTTTGAACACTTAGCACCAGAGTATGATGAAACTGGGAAAGAAGTGAGTAAAGCTGATGTGTTTGCGTTTGGCGTGGTACTTCTCGAGCTGATCACAGGGAGAAAGACGATAGAAGACACGGACGGCCAAAGCTACTTGAGATGG GCGAGGCCGCTGCTAAGGCAAAAGAAATACACAGAACTGACGGATCCTACGCTGAAAGATAGCCCCGATGTTTACCAGCTCTACTGGCTGGTTCGCATGGCGGATAAATGCCTCAGCTTGGATCCAAAGAGTAGATACTCAATGAACAAG GTTGTGAAAGCATTGTCGGACGTTATAAATCGTTGTGGTGTTGAAGAATTCTCTCCTACTGAATCTGAACTGTGA
- the LOC121751185 gene encoding probable serine/threonine-protein kinase PBL23 isoform X1, giving the protein MLIFFVKNNKAQCKLDLYLISTRAMTTSRQRTLIIHDASKQLSIPLRSIVVQLSLRYGSIIKLLVITEAFTEKHRFHANRCGLVLKSKTDSSATINKRKADIKEEAYKTLVRYSTSLEFKEMLVAADMLQVEFGITVEAGMLKEIAVEYAKSYQATHVVLGRKLRKEAQYFIKNLSCGISMIKSDHTIQILRAPQIDEAGTKEGVTTNQKNREGWDSSHLLCCSCRNTRPWYRQKMNFTYAELQIATNGFCSQNLMSDHGSKAYLGMLNGQRKILIRETPSVTMGEEDYQREVRMLEGVRHSNVALLIGSCSGGPNRFLVYEYICNGSLNTHLSDENKKLTWEIRINIAYGAAKGLAYLHEEGIYGSMRPSNILVTHDFQPMLSYYGFMTEYETSGERSGKRSAMKTFEHLAPEYDETGKEVSKADVFAFGVVLLELITGRKTIEDTDGQSYLRWARPLLRQKKYTELTDPTLKDSPDVYQLYWLVRMADKCLSLDPKSRYSMNKVVKALSDVINRCGVEEFSPTESEL; this is encoded by the exons ATGCTTATATTCTTTGTCAAAAACAACAAG GCGCAGTGTAAACTTGATTTATATTTGATTTCAACACGAGCCATGACTACGAGCAGGCAAAGGACGCTGATCATCCATGATGCTTCGAAGCAGCTCAGTATCCCTCTTAGGAGCATTGTGGTTCAGTTATCGCTCAGATATGGTAGCATCATCAAGCTTCTTGTGATCACCGAAGCTTTTACCGAGAAACATAGATTTCATGCTAATAGATGTGGCCTCGTGCTAA AATCCAAGACGGATTCAAGTGCAACGATTAACAAACGCAAGGCAGATATCAAAGAAGAAGCTTACAAGACACTTGTCAGATACTCAACCTCACTGGAGTTCAAAGAGATGTTGGTTGCTGCAGATATGTTACAG GTTGAATTTGGGATCACAGTAGAAGCCGGCATGCTGAAAGAAATAGCAGTCGAATACGCCAAAAGTTACCAGGCCACACATGTAGTTCTCGGAAG GAAACTGAGGAAAGAAGCACAATACTTCATCAAAAACTTGTCTTGTGGAATATCAATGATCAAATCTGACCACACCATTCAGATTTTAAGAGCACCTCAAATCGACGAAGCTGGCACGAAAGAAGGGGTTACTACCAACCAGAAGAATA GGGAAGGGTGGGACAGTAGCCACTTGCTATGTTGTTCATGTAGAAACACAAGGCCATGGTATAGACAGAAGATGAACTTCACTTATGCTGAGCTGCAGATTGCAACAAACGGCTTCTGCTCTCAGAACTTGATGTCTGATCACGGAAGCAAGGCCTATCTCGGTATGTTGAACGGTCAGAGGAAAATCCTGATTAGGGAGACCCCTTCAGTAACAATGGGAGAGGAAGATTATCAGAGAGAGGTTCGGATGCTGGAGGGAGTTAGGCATTCGAATGTGGCATTGCTCATAGGATCGTGCTCAGGGGGACCAAACAGATTCCTCGTGTATGAGTACATCTGCAACGGCTCTCTCAATACACATTTATCTG ACGAAAACAAGAAGCTGACATGGGAAATACGAATAAACATAGCATACGGTGCAGCTAAAGGGCTGGCATACTTGCATGAAGAAGGAATCTACGGAAGCATGAGGCCAAGCAACATCCTTGTAACTCATGATTTTCAACCAATG CTGTCGTACTACGGATTTATGACTGAATACGAGACGTCAGGAGAGCGGTCAGGGAAGAGATCAGCCATGAAGACTTTTGAACACTTAGCACCAGAGTATGATGAAACTGGGAAAGAAGTGAGTAAAGCTGATGTGTTTGCGTTTGGCGTGGTACTTCTCGAGCTGATCACAGGGAGAAAGACGATAGAAGACACGGACGGCCAAAGCTACTTGAGATGG GCGAGGCCGCTGCTAAGGCAAAAGAAATACACAGAACTGACGGATCCTACGCTGAAAGATAGCCCCGATGTTTACCAGCTCTACTGGCTGGTTCGCATGGCGGATAAATGCCTCAGCTTGGATCCAAAGAGTAGATACTCAATGAACAAG GTTGTGAAAGCATTGTCGGACGTTATAAATCGTTGTGGTGTTGAAGAATTCTCTCCTACTGAATCTGAACTGTGA
- the LOC121750835 gene encoding transcription elongation factor SPT6 homolog, whose product MTGKNVISDDEDEIGVDEEERDEEPYGDRGGDRGGDDEDEEDDEEGQDEYENDGFIVNDVEEEEDEEEDRVDSDEEQKKKKRKKRDQFMLDEDDYELLQESNISVNRSKLESKKFKRLKKARRDAEEEPSGFSDEEEFDRSGKGGRTAEEKLKRSLFGDDDGQPLEDIAEEDEQLEEEDDADIGEEDEMADFIVDEEEVDEHGTPVRRKKPKKNRQRPGISSSALQEAHEIFGDVEDLLRLRKIDVRDRFGETSERSLEDQFDPSVLSEKYMTEKDDQIREIDIPERMQISEESTGHPPTDEFSVKMETEWIYNQLVSGMVPLFNRSGTTNEEVDDELKRHIARFLELIHVQNLDVPFIAMYRKEEILSLLKDPTDREAGIENDMNQKPTLKWHKVLWAIQDLDQKWLLLLKRKSALQSYYTKRFEEERRRVYDETRLRLNEQLFQSITKSLEAADSEREVDDVDSKFNLHFPPGEVVLDEGQFKRPKRKSHYSICSKAGLWEVASKFGYSSEQFGLQISLEKMRMDELEDAKETPEEMASNFTCAMFEIPQAVLKGARHMAAVEISCEPCVRRHVRSIFMDNAVVSTSPTPEGNTAIDSFHQFYGVKWLKDKPLNRFEDAQWLLIQKAEEEKLLQVTIKLPEVVLDKLISDSNDYYLSDGVSKSAQLWNEQRKLILNDAFNNFLLPSMEKEARSLLISRAKSWLLSDYGRQLWDKVSVAPYQRKENDANSDEETAPRVMACCWGPGKPATTFVMLDSSGEVLDVLHAGSLSIRGQSVNEQQRKRNDQQRVQKFMMDHQPHIVVLGANNLSCTRLKEDIYEIIFKMVEDNPRDVGHEMDNLNIVFGDESLPHLYENSRISVDQLPSQEGIIRRAVGLGRHLQNPLAMAATLCGPGKEILSWKLNPLENFLTPDEKYWMVEQVMVDVTNQVGLDINLAASHEWLFAPLQFISGLGPRKAASLQRSLVRAGAIFTRKDLLQSHGLGKKVFINAVGFLRVRRSGLTSSSSQFIDLLDDTRIHPESYILAQDLAKDIYREDGNDDTNDEDDVLEMAIEHVREKPHLLRAVDVHEYAEQKNHLNKKETLNDIRLELMEGFQDRRRPFVEPSQDEEFCMITGETEEELSEGRIVQATVRKVQGQRAICVLESGLAGILSKEDYMDDWRDINELNEKLSEGDILTCRIKSIQKNRYQVFLTCRESEMRSNRNRSHRMTDPYYHEERGTLQTIQEKARKEKELAKKHFKPRMIVHPRFQNITSDAAIEFLSDKDPGESVIRPSSRGPSFLTLTLKVYDGVYANKDIVEGGKEHKDITSLLRIGKTLKIGEDTFEDLDEVMDRYVDPLVAHLKSMLNYRKFRRGTKTEVDELLRIEKAENPMRIVYCFGISHEHPGTFILTYIRSSNPHHEYIGLYPKGFKFRKRMFEDIDRLVAYFQKHIDDSADSTPSLRSVAAMVPMRSPATGGSSGSGGGWGNSSNDGGWRGGQSSDRDRNSGPRSGRGDYRNGDGHPSGAPRPYGGRGRGRGRGRGSDSYGNGRDDRQDQDRGSQKWGWKDGDGGGGWGSGFSGSKAQDSLGGGGNAGEGSSTGWGNWGGDGGGSGADAGNSGWGDAKKSSDGGGW is encoded by the exons ATGACCGGCAAAAATGTGATCTCCGACGATGAAG ATGAGATTGGAGTcgacgaagaagaaagagaCGAGGAGCCTTATGGAGACCGCGGTGGTGATCGTGGCGGTGacgatgaagatgaagaagacgacG AGGAAGGACAGGATGAATATGAAAACGATGGATTTATAGTGAACGAtgttgaggaagaagaggacgaggaagaagatcgaGTTGATAGTGATGAGGAgcagaagaaaaagaaaagaaagaaaag GGATCAATTCATGCTTGATGAGGATGATTATGAACTCCTCCAGGAAAGCAATATATCTGTCAATCGTTCAAAGCTC GAAAGTAAGAAGTTTAAGCGACTGAAGAAGGCTAGGAGGGATGCAGAAGAAGAGCCTTCCGGGTTTTCCGATGAAGAAGAATTTGATAGAAGTGGAAAGGGTGGGCGTACTGCTGAGGAGAAGCTCAAGCGTAGTTTGTTTGGTGATGATGATG GGcaacctcttgaggatattgcaGAGGAGGATGAACAgcttgaagaagaagatgatgcaGACATTGGTGAGGAGGATGAGATGGCTGATTTCattgttgatgaagaagaagtTGATGAGCATGGAACCCCTGTTAG GAGAAAGAAACCTAAGAAAAACAGACAGCGCCCAGGGATTTCCTCATCTGCACTCCAGGAAGCACATGAAATTTTTGGTGATGTTGAAGATCTCCTGAGGCTTCGCAAGATAGATGTGCGAGACAGGTTTGGTGAAACTAGTGAAAGGAGTCTTGAAGATCAGTTTGATCCTAGTGTGCTTTCTGAAAAGTATATGACAGAGAAGGATGATCAAATACGGGAAATCGATATTCCTGAAAGAATGCAG ATATCTGAGGAAAGTACAGGCCATCCCCCAACAGATGAGTTCAGTGTCAAAATGGAGACCGAGTGGATATACAATCAACTTGTCAGTGGTATGGTACCTTTGTTCAACAGGAGTGGTACTACAAATGAAGAAGTAGATGATGAGCTGAAGCGGCATATAGCTAGATTCTTGGAGTTGATTCACGTTCAGAATTTAGAC GTCCCATTCATTGCTATGTACAGAAAAGAGGAAATATTAAGCCTTCTAAAGGATCCAACTGATCGCGAAGCTGGcattgaaaatgatatgaatcaAAAGCCTACGCTGAAGTGGCACAAG GTGCTTTGGGCGATTCAGGACTTGGATCAGAAGTGGCTTCTTCTTTTGAAAAGAAAAAGTGCTCTACAGTCATACTATACTAAGCGATTTgaagaagagagaaggagagtGTATGATGAGACACGCCTAAGATTAAATGAACAGCTCTTTCAGTCAATCACTAAGTCACTTGAAGCTGCTGATTCGGAAAGAGAAGTGGATGATGTAgactcaaaatttaatttacattTCCCTCCTGGAGAAGTTGTCCTAGACGAAGGCCAGTTTAAAAGACCAAAGAGAAAATCACATTACAGCATTTGTAGTAAAGCTGGACTGTGGGAGGTTGCAAGCAAATTTGGTTACAGCTCTGAGCAATTTGGTTTGCAGATATCTCTGGAGAAAATG AGAATGGATGAATTGGAGGATGCTAAAGAAACACCGGAGGAAATGGCTTCTAATTTCACCTGTGCAATGTTTGAGATACCTCAAGCAGTATTGAAAGGCGCAAGGCACATG GCAGCGGTTGAAATTAGCTGTGAACCATGTGTTCGGAGACATGTGCGCAGTATCTTTATGGACAACGCTGTAGTGTCAACTAGTCCTACACCTGAGGGAAACACAGCTATTGATTCTTTTCACCAGTTCTATGGAGTAAAGTGGTTGAAGGACAAACCACTTAACAGATTTGAGGATGCTCAATGGCTTTTGATTCAGAAAGCTGAAGAGGAGAAGCTCTTGCAAGTTACTATCAAGCTTCCTGAAGTAGTCCTTGATAAGTTGATAAGCGACTCAAATGATTATTATTTGAGTGATGGTGTAAGTAAATCTGCTCAGTTGTGGAATGAGCAGAGGAAACTGATTCTTAATGACGCATTTAACAattttcttcttccttcaaTGGAAAAAGAAGCAAGATCACTGCTGATAAGTAGAGCTAAATCATGGCTACTATCAGATTATGGGAGGCAATTGTGGGATAAAGTATCTGTTGCACCATACCAACGGAAAGAAAATGATGCCAATTCTGATGAAGAAACTGCACCCAGGGTTATGGCTTGCTGTTGGGGCCCTGGAAAGCCAGCTACAACCTTTGTGATGTTAGATTCATCTGGAGAAGTTTTGGATGTATTGCATGCTGGTTCCCTCAGCATTCGTGGTCAAAGTGTCAATGAACAGCAACGTAAAAGAAATGATCAGCAGAGAGTGCAAAAGTTTATGATGGACCATCAACCACATATTGTAGTTTTAGGAGCAAATAATTTGTCTTGTACGCGGTTGAAGGAGGACATTTATGAG ATAATCTTCAAGATGGTGGAAGATAATCCTCGTGATGTTGGTCATGAGATGGATAATCTGAATATTGTCTTTGGCGATGAATCTTTACCGCATCTGTATGAAAATTCTCGTATCTCAGTTGATCAGCTTCCTTCACAAGAAG GTATCATTAGACGTGCTGTGGGTCTTGGACGTCATCTTCAGAATCCATTAGCAATGGCTGCCACATTATGTGGGCCGGGTAAAGAGATATTATCTTGGAAGCTTAACCCTTTGGAGAACTTTCTTACTCCTGATGAGAAGTATTGGATGGTTGAACAAGTGATGGTAGATGTAACAAACCAGGTGGGCCTTGATATTAATTTGGCTGCCAGTCATGAATGGTTATTTGCTCCTCTACAATTTATTTCTGGTCTAGGACCCAGAAAAGCAGCTTCTCTCCAGAGGTCCCTAGTAAGAGCAGGTGCCATCTTCACTAGGAAAGACCTGCTGCAATCTCATGGGCTTGGCAAAAAGGTTTTTATCAATGCTGTTGGGTTCCTCCGAGTGCGACGTAGTGGATTGACTTCCAGTAGTAGTCAATTTATTGATCTGTTAGATGACACCAGAATTCATCCAGAATCATATATTCTCGCACAAGATTTGGCCAAGGATATTTATCGGGAGGATGGGAATGATGATACCAATGACGAAGATGATGTCCTGGAAATGGCGATCGAGCATGTCAGGGAGAAGCCACATTTACTGAGAGCTGTAGATGTTCATGAATATGCTGAGCAGAAAAATCACCTGAACAAGAAAGAAACCCTCAATGACATTAGATTGGAATTGATGGAAGGTTTTCAGGATCGTCGCAGACCCTTTGTAGAACCAAGTCAGGATGAAGAGTTTTGCATGATCACTGGAGAGACAGAAGAGGAACTCTCTGAAGGAAGAATTGTGCAGGCCACAGTTCGAAAGGTGCAGGGTCAGAGAGCAATTTGCGTCCTCGAATCTGGATTAGCTGGCATTCTCAGTAAGGAGGATTACATGGACGATTGGAGGGATATCAACGAGTTAAATGAGAAGCTGAGTGAGGGTGATATTTTGACTTGCAGAATTAAATCAATTCAGAAAAATCGCTATCAGGTGTTTTTAACTTGTCGAGAAAGTGAAATGAGGAGTAACCGTAACAGGAGTCACAGAATGACAGATCCTTATTATCATGAAGAACGCGGCACTCTGCAAACTATTCAGGAAAAAGCTCGCAAGGAGAAGGAACTTGCAAAGAAGCATTTCAAGCCGAGAATGATCGTTCACCCACGCTTCCAAAATATAACGTCTGATGCTGCGATAGAG TTTTTGTCCGACAAGGATCCCGGTGAAAGTGTCATACGCCCTAGTTCTCGTGGGCCATCATTTTTGACATTGACTCTGAAAGTTTATGATGGGGTATATGCTAACAAGGACATTGTAGAAGGTGGAAAAGAGCACAAGGATATAACCAGCTTGCTTCGGATCGGGAAAACACTGAAAATCGGGGAGGATACATTTGAAGATCTTGATGAG GTAATGGATCGTTATGTAGATCCACTGGTAGCTCATTTGAAGTCGATGCTGAATTACCGAAAGTTCAGGAGGGGTACTAAAACTGAAGTTGATGAGCTCCTCAGAATTGAAAAGGCCGAGAATCCTATGAGAATTGTATATTGCTTTGGGATATCTCATGAGCATCCTGGCACATTCATCTTGACGTATATACGGAGTTCTAATCCTCACCATGAGTACATAGGTCTCTATCCAAAGGGATTTAAGTTCCGGAAACGAATGTTTGAGGACATAGACCGTCTTGTGGCTTATTTTCAGAAACATATTGATGACTCAGCTGACTCTACTCCGTCGCTACGATCAGTTGCTGCTATGGTGCCAATGAGGAGTCCTGCAACTGGGGGCTCATCTGGGTCCGGTGGTGGCTGGGGCAATTCATCCAATGATGGAGGCTGGAGAGGAGGCCAATCTTCAGACAGAGACAGGAATTCTGGCCCTAGAAGTG GGAGGGGTGATTACAGAAATGGCGATGGGCATCCCAGTGGAGCACCTAGACCATATGGTGGGCGAGGACGTGGTCGTGGCCGGGGCCGTGGGTCAGATTCTTATGGTAATGGCAGGGATGACAGGCAGGACCAAGACCGTGGTTCACAAAAGTGGGGTTGGAAGGAtggtgatggtggtggtggatggGGGAGTGGCTTCTCTGGATCAAAAGCCCAGGATTCACTGGGCGGTGGTGGTAATGCTGGTGAGGGCAGCAGCACTGGGTGGGGTAACTGGGGAGGAGATGGTGGGGGTTCGGGTGCGGATGCAGGTAATTCGGGGTGGGGAGATGCCAAGAAGAGTTCAGATGGCGGTGGTTGGTGA